The following are encoded in a window of Amycolatopsis lexingtonensis genomic DNA:
- a CDS encoding PP2C family protein-serine/threonine phosphatase → MRFLPEEEQRRRLAACFPRSELTLEQLWVRYFALGGSLSLLELDAYLNGLTTLPRVDRDMLAHAVNERLDELTGPARAPYSHPARDGKPLHGPLRALVDLLEGAHRAPPERLPAVVAEAGRALDLAIDVYLADYDQRTLVPLRPGAAEFDIETTLAGEVFRHAGTTVARDGPAPVLWTILLDGVERLGVLKIVPADGADPDDVVLQEQCRWLATLLGHLVTVTTQYGDGLDARRRRRQRSSPAELLWQSLPPLTGATESVVVGASVQPAYDLCGTVFDYALSENRAQLALFDASPRAGGAYTAVVTALAAYRAARHDGAALAGQFAAVGAEVGAGPAVTGVLAELDVRTGVLRWLAAGHPAPLLVRGGEVLPAVGSAAAGFGGGGGPVVEARLEPGDLVALCSRGVGDTRDAAGEPFGRARIAAQLGADPGELPPEIARRLTRAVLSHGDELRHDAGVLVARWVPR, encoded by the coding sequence ATGCGCTTCCTGCCCGAAGAGGAGCAGCGGCGCCGGCTCGCGGCTTGCTTCCCCCGGAGCGAGCTGACGCTGGAACAGCTGTGGGTGCGGTACTTCGCGCTCGGCGGCAGCCTCAGCCTGCTGGAGCTGGACGCCTACCTGAACGGCCTGACCACGCTGCCGAGGGTGGACCGCGACATGCTCGCCCACGCCGTCAACGAGCGGCTCGACGAGCTGACCGGCCCGGCCCGCGCGCCCTACAGCCACCCCGCCCGCGACGGCAAGCCGTTGCACGGCCCGCTGCGGGCGCTGGTCGACCTGCTCGAAGGCGCGCACCGGGCCCCGCCCGAGCGGCTCCCCGCCGTCGTCGCCGAGGCGGGCCGCGCCCTCGACCTGGCGATCGACGTCTACCTGGCCGACTACGACCAGCGGACGCTCGTGCCGCTGCGCCCGGGCGCCGCCGAGTTCGACATCGAGACCACGCTGGCCGGCGAGGTGTTCCGCCACGCCGGCACCACCGTGGCGCGCGACGGACCCGCGCCGGTGCTGTGGACGATCCTGCTCGACGGCGTGGAACGCCTCGGCGTGCTGAAAATCGTCCCGGCGGACGGCGCCGACCCGGACGACGTGGTGCTGCAGGAGCAGTGCCGCTGGCTGGCCACGCTGCTCGGCCACCTCGTCACCGTGACGACCCAGTACGGCGACGGCCTCGACGCGCGACGACGGCGGCGGCAGCGCAGTTCCCCCGCCGAGCTGCTGTGGCAGAGCCTGCCGCCGCTCACCGGGGCTACGGAGAGTGTCGTGGTCGGCGCGAGCGTCCAGCCGGCGTATGACCTTTGCGGCACCGTGTTCGACTACGCACTTTCGGAGAACCGGGCGCAGCTCGCGCTGTTCGACGCGAGCCCGCGCGCTGGGGGTGCGTATACGGCCGTGGTGACTGCGCTCGCCGCTTACCGCGCCGCGCGTCACGACGGAGCCGCTCTCGCCGGGCAGTTCGCGGCGGTCGGCGCCGAGGTCGGGGCGGGGCCTGCTGTGACGGGGGTGCTTGCCGAGCTGGACGTGCGGACGGGAGTACTGCGGTGGCTGGCCGCCGGGCATCCCGCGCCGCTGCTCGTCCGGGGCGGTGAGGTTCTGCCTGCGGTGGGGTCCGCGGCGGCGGGGTTCGGGGGCGGTGGTGGGCCGGTGGTGGAAGCTCGCCTTGAGCCTGGTGATCTGGTGGCGTTGTGCTCGCGGGGGGTCGGCGATACGCGGGATGCGGCCGGGGAGCCGTTCGGCCGCGCGCGGATCGCGGCGCAGCTCGGTGCTGACCCCGGCGAGCTGCCGCCGGAGATCGCCCGCCGCCTGACCCGGGCGGTCTTGAGCCACGGCGACGAGCTGCGGCACGACGCGGGTGTGCTGGTGGCCCGCTGGGTGCCCCGCTGA
- a CDS encoding GAF and ANTAR domain-containing protein, with amino-acid sequence MSLGEASSGELPLDGELAVVAARMSGLLLSRETVDSVLELIVSLAGSTIRAAAGAGVTLVDGAGGLTTTSASAPLVSAADTLQYDLGEGPCLAALRECAPIRIGDVTTERRWPRWCAAAAGSGLRSVLSAPMSTEDGCHGAIKVYATTPGAFGPVDERALVTFAERAAVLVANARAYARAARYSDRFKDTLRDRDRITMAKGFLMGRDGLDEDTAFGRLLALARARGRTPAETAAELVAPASREG; translated from the coding sequence ATGTCGCTGGGTGAGGCCTCTTCCGGCGAGCTGCCGCTGGACGGCGAGCTCGCCGTGGTCGCCGCGCGGATGTCGGGGCTGCTGCTTTCGCGCGAGACGGTGGATTCGGTGCTGGAGCTGATCGTTTCGCTGGCGGGGTCGACGATCCGCGCCGCCGCGGGGGCCGGGGTGACGCTCGTCGACGGCGCCGGCGGCCTCACCACGACCAGTGCGTCGGCACCGCTCGTGAGCGCCGCGGACACCCTGCAGTACGACCTGGGCGAAGGGCCGTGCCTCGCCGCGCTGCGCGAGTGCGCGCCGATCCGGATCGGCGACGTCACCACCGAACGGCGCTGGCCGCGGTGGTGCGCCGCGGCGGCCGGCTCCGGGCTGCGCTCGGTGCTCTCGGCCCCGATGAGCACGGAAGACGGCTGCCACGGCGCCATCAAGGTCTACGCGACGACGCCCGGCGCGTTCGGGCCGGTCGACGAACGGGCGCTGGTGACCTTCGCCGAGCGCGCCGCCGTGCTGGTCGCGAACGCACGGGCCTACGCGCGGGCCGCCCGGTACAGCGACCGGTTCAAGGACACCCTCCGCGACCGCGACCGGATCACCATGGCGAAGGGCTTCCTGATGGGCCGCGACGGTCTCGACGAGGACACCGCCTTCGGCCGCCTGCTGGCGCTGGCGCGCGCCCGCGGCCGCACCCCGGCCGAGACCGCCGCGGAGCTCGTCGCTCCGGCCTCCCGGGAGGGGTGA
- a CDS encoding GAF and ANTAR domain-containing protein: MEPAATPSPLFDEVTGALEALTAVLQEEDDFRILLRHVCLQVRHAVPGVDEASITLVTGERPHTATATSDVVSELDADQYRLGDGPCLEAVRSGKIVRTAVSDAVERWPAFARGAEEAGFSSFLAAPLVADEQFSGAVNCFGRQGDGFAEIEAQRLELYTAAVEAILRVYHRYLLARDTAENLRTALTSRAVIDQAKGMLMAIRQIDADDAFALLVDQSQRENTKLREVAERFVARVVSGGVTP; encoded by the coding sequence ATGGAGCCCGCCGCGACGCCTTCGCCGCTGTTCGACGAGGTCACCGGTGCACTGGAAGCCCTGACCGCCGTCCTGCAGGAGGAGGACGACTTCAGGATCCTGCTGCGGCACGTGTGCCTGCAGGTGCGCCACGCCGTCCCCGGGGTGGACGAGGCGTCGATCACGCTGGTGACCGGGGAACGGCCGCACACCGCGACGGCGACCAGCGACGTCGTGAGCGAGCTCGACGCCGATCAGTACCGCCTCGGCGACGGCCCGTGCCTCGAGGCGGTCCGCAGCGGCAAGATCGTGCGCACGGCGGTGTCCGACGCGGTCGAGCGCTGGCCGGCCTTCGCCCGCGGGGCCGAGGAGGCGGGGTTCTCCAGCTTCCTCGCCGCGCCGCTGGTGGCGGACGAGCAGTTCTCCGGCGCGGTCAACTGCTTCGGGCGGCAGGGCGACGGCTTCGCGGAGATCGAAGCGCAGCGGCTCGAGCTCTACACGGCGGCGGTCGAGGCGATCCTGCGCGTGTACCACCGGTACCTGCTGGCGCGGGACACGGCGGAGAACCTCCGCACCGCGCTGACCTCCCGCGCGGTGATCGACCAGGCCAAGGGCATGCTGATGGCGATCCGCCAGATCGACGCCGACGACGCGTTCGCCTTGCTGGTGGACCAGTCGCAGCGCGAGAACACGAAACTGCGCGAAGTCGCGGAGCGCTTCGTGGCTCGCGTGGTGTCCGGCGGCGTCACGCCCTGA
- the ligD gene encoding non-homologous end-joining DNA ligase: MAGSRITVRVGERQLTLSNLEKVLYPRHGFTKGEVLDYYTRIAPLLLPHIRDRAMTFVRFPDGVDGGSFFEKDVSRHAPEWVRTARLTVGGRGGDPEVVAYPLINDLPELVWAANLAALELHVHQWTVGPGDERSTPDRLVFDLDPGPGATVVDCSRVAERLHDVLTGHGFTPVAKTSGAKGMQVYAGVETDDPGAPSRYAKALAERLAAETPDLVVARMTKNLRPGKVFIDWSQNNPFKTTVAPYSLRGRDEPTVSTPVTWDEVRACRHVSHLRFTAEEVLTRVGETGDLFADLGRTRVPIPAFG; this comes from the coding sequence GTGGCGGGCAGCCGGATCACGGTGCGGGTGGGCGAACGGCAGCTGACGCTCTCCAACCTCGAGAAGGTCCTCTACCCGCGCCACGGGTTCACCAAGGGCGAGGTGCTCGACTACTACACGCGGATCGCGCCCCTGCTGCTGCCGCACATCCGCGACCGGGCGATGACGTTCGTGCGCTTCCCCGACGGCGTCGACGGCGGCTCCTTCTTCGAGAAGGACGTCTCGCGGCACGCCCCCGAGTGGGTCCGCACCGCGCGCCTGACCGTCGGCGGCCGGGGCGGCGATCCCGAGGTCGTCGCCTACCCGCTGATCAACGACCTGCCCGAGCTCGTGTGGGCGGCCAACCTCGCCGCGCTCGAACTGCACGTCCACCAGTGGACCGTCGGCCCCGGCGACGAGCGGAGCACGCCGGACCGGCTGGTGTTCGACCTCGATCCCGGTCCCGGTGCGACGGTCGTCGACTGCTCCCGGGTCGCCGAGCGCCTCCACGACGTCCTCACCGGACACGGGTTCACGCCGGTGGCGAAAACGAGCGGCGCCAAGGGCATGCAGGTCTACGCCGGTGTCGAGACCGACGACCCCGGTGCGCCGTCGCGGTACGCGAAAGCGCTGGCGGAGCGGCTCGCGGCCGAGACGCCGGACCTCGTCGTGGCTCGTATGACGAAAAATCTGCGTCCCGGCAAGGTTTTCATCGACTGGAGCCAGAACAACCCGTTCAAGACCACGGTGGCGCCGTACTCGCTGCGCGGGCGCGACGAGCCGACGGTGTCCACCCCGGTCACCTGGGACGAGGTGCGCGCCTGCCGGCACGTTTCGCACCTCCGGTTCACCGCCGAAGAGGTCTTGACGCGGGTCGGCGAGACCGGAGATCTTTTCGCGGATCTGGGCCGCACCCGGGTTCCCATTCCTGCGTTCGGCTGA
- a CDS encoding STAS domain-containing protein produces MKIQKPPRLSRAFGRSSPGALCEPFSVTTTFAGDRCTVVSVAGDIDMATVTIFVECAETALAAGGALVVDLGEVAFCSGAGLRALHRVQWFADEAAVPVAWVVRTPQLWRLLRGTGIAGFACYRDRADALAALG; encoded by the coding sequence ATGAAGATCCAGAAACCGCCGCGGCTTTCGCGAGCCTTCGGCCGCAGTTCGCCGGGGGCGTTGTGCGAGCCGTTCTCGGTCACCACGACGTTCGCCGGTGACCGGTGCACGGTCGTCTCCGTAGCGGGAGACATCGATATGGCGACGGTGACAATTTTTGTCGAATGCGCGGAGACCGCGCTGGCGGCGGGCGGGGCGCTCGTCGTCGACCTCGGCGAAGTGGCGTTCTGCTCCGGGGCCGGGCTCCGCGCGCTGCACCGGGTGCAGTGGTTCGCCGACGAGGCGGCCGTCCCGGTCGCGTGGGTGGTGCGCACCCCGCAGCTGTGGCGGTTGCTGCGGGGTACCGGCATCGCCGGCTTCGCGTGCTACCGGGACCGGGCCGACGCGCTGGCCGCGCTCGGCTGA
- a CDS encoding DUF6292 family protein — MSGLIDTDLEFWFQRGLRAYLGEVARALGFGLESCTVDVDVPVSAYLAVDWRLRRYPERDVALLWDEVHGWAVAVEAACGEEMIVLAYLGGADILPPPRVIVGFLTALRTGVLEPDGPGSPVLRRAGSHQELLPLLPAR; from the coding sequence GTGTCCGGCCTGATCGACACCGATCTCGAGTTCTGGTTCCAGCGCGGCCTGCGCGCGTATCTGGGCGAGGTGGCCAGGGCACTCGGCTTCGGCCTCGAGTCCTGCACCGTGGACGTGGACGTCCCGGTGTCGGCCTACCTCGCGGTGGACTGGCGGCTGCGCCGGTACCCCGAACGCGACGTCGCCCTGCTCTGGGACGAGGTGCACGGCTGGGCGGTCGCGGTCGAGGCCGCGTGCGGGGAGGAGATGATCGTGCTGGCCTACCTCGGCGGCGCGGACATCCTGCCGCCGCCGCGCGTGATCGTGGGGTTCCTGACCGCGCTGCGGACCGGCGTGCTGGAACCGGACGGGCCGGGGTCGCCGGTGCTGCGCCGCGCCGGCAGTCACCAGGAGCTCCTGCCGCTGCTGCCGGCCCGGTGA
- the ligD gene encoding non-homologous end-joining DNA ligase produces the protein MGTVPDAVAPMLAVDGPLPDDDRHGYEWKWDGFRGCARIAATGEARITSRSGSDHTHRYPELRDVFGPALGGHAAVLDGEVVALNAAGRPEFELMQRRAMHEPTAKLRAEVPVVYFAFDVLRVGGESLLDRPYEQRRRLLAELVRPADGRLVVPPWYTRADIAPDQLLATAAEHGIEGVVAKRLDAPYLPGTRSPTWTKHALTRTREVVVGGWRPGAGRRAGTLGALLLGAHDGDGGLRYLGDVGTGFTDDALDHLRTVLAPLARAASPFAVEVPRDRARGAQWVEPALVGEVVYRRLTPDLRLRHTSWRGLRPDRTPDEVRIP, from the coding sequence ATGGGGACGGTCCCGGACGCGGTGGCGCCGATGCTGGCCGTCGACGGGCCGCTGCCGGACGACGACCGCCACGGCTACGAGTGGAAGTGGGACGGCTTCCGCGGCTGCGCCCGGATCGCGGCCACCGGCGAAGCCCGGATCACCAGCCGCAGCGGCAGCGACCACACCCACCGCTACCCGGAGCTGCGGGACGTCTTCGGCCCGGCGCTCGGCGGGCACGCGGCGGTGCTGGACGGCGAGGTGGTCGCGCTGAACGCGGCCGGCCGCCCGGAGTTCGAGCTGATGCAGCGCCGCGCGATGCACGAGCCGACGGCGAAGCTGCGGGCCGAGGTCCCGGTCGTCTACTTCGCCTTCGACGTGCTGCGCGTCGGGGGCGAGTCGCTGCTGGACCGGCCGTACGAGCAGCGGCGGCGGCTCCTCGCGGAGCTGGTCCGCCCCGCGGACGGCAGGCTGGTGGTGCCGCCCTGGTACACCCGCGCCGACATCGCCCCGGACCAGCTCCTGGCGACGGCGGCCGAGCACGGCATCGAGGGCGTCGTCGCGAAGCGCCTGGACGCGCCGTACCTGCCGGGCACGCGCTCGCCGACGTGGACGAAGCACGCGCTGACGCGGACGCGCGAAGTGGTGGTCGGCGGCTGGCGCCCGGGTGCCGGCCGCCGCGCGGGCACGCTCGGCGCGCTCCTGCTCGGCGCGCACGACGGCGACGGTGGCCTGCGCTACCTCGGCGACGTCGGCACGGGCTTCACCGACGACGCGCTGGACCACCTCCGCACCGTGCTGGCGCCGCTGGCCCGCGCGGCGAGCCCGTTCGCCGTCGAGGTGCCCCGCGACCGCGCCCGCGGTGCGCAGTGGGTCGAGCCGGCACTGGTCGGCGAGGTCGTCTACCGGCGGCTGACGCCGGACCTGCGCCTGCGCCACACTTCCTGGCGCGGCTTGCGTCCCGACCGGACACCGGACGAGGTGCGGATCCCCTGA
- a CDS encoding DoxX family protein: MSTAYLIVTLAAAAFVGFSAVSVFTRAKWVVEPITEYGVPEAWWPWLGAAKAAGAAGLVVGLFVPLIGVAAAIGLVLYFAGAVVTVLHARSYAHVAFPLIYVAPVVASLALLA, translated from the coding sequence ATGTCGACTGCCTACCTGATCGTCACCCTGGCCGCCGCGGCGTTCGTGGGGTTCTCGGCCGTTTCGGTGTTCACCCGCGCGAAGTGGGTCGTCGAACCGATCACCGAATACGGCGTGCCGGAGGCGTGGTGGCCGTGGCTCGGCGCGGCCAAGGCGGCCGGCGCGGCGGGCCTCGTCGTCGGGCTGTTCGTGCCGCTGATCGGCGTCGCGGCGGCGATCGGCCTGGTGCTGTACTTCGCCGGTGCGGTCGTCACCGTGCTGCATGCCCGGTCGTACGCGCACGTGGCCTTCCCGCTGATCTACGTGGCGCCCGTCGTCGCGTCGCTGGCGCTGCTCGCCTGA
- a CDS encoding alpha/beta fold hydrolase: MTAFAEHDVPLPGGRTLHAYDSGGPGRLTVLWHHGTPNLGAPPGPLLPLGEELGIRWISYDRPGYGGSTPVPGRTVGDAGEYAAAVADALGVERFAVLGHSGGSSHALACAALLPDRVFAAASLAVVAPFYGNDWFAGMADPGALRAATEGRAAKEAYEAAAEFNPAVFTDADFAALKGSWSWLDSVVQPALGAVGLIDDDLAYVAPWGADPAAITAPVLLVHGEDDRMVPAAHSRWLAARCARAELRLTPGDGHLSVLDHAAAALTWLADQASSASDATTGAT, translated from the coding sequence GTGACCGCTTTCGCCGAACACGACGTGCCGCTGCCTGGCGGGCGGACCTTGCACGCTTACGACAGCGGAGGTCCGGGGCGCCTGACCGTCCTTTGGCACCACGGCACGCCCAATCTCGGGGCGCCGCCCGGGCCGCTGCTTCCGCTCGGCGAGGAACTCGGGATCCGCTGGATCTCCTACGACCGGCCCGGTTACGGCGGCTCGACGCCGGTGCCGGGGCGGACGGTCGGGGACGCCGGCGAGTACGCGGCCGCCGTCGCCGACGCGCTCGGGGTCGAGCGCTTCGCCGTCCTGGGCCACTCCGGGGGCAGCTCGCACGCGCTCGCGTGCGCGGCGCTGCTACCCGATCGCGTCTTCGCGGCCGCCAGTCTTGCCGTGGTGGCGCCGTTTTACGGGAACGACTGGTTCGCGGGCATGGCCGACCCGGGTGCCCTGCGTGCCGCCACGGAAGGCCGCGCCGCCAAGGAGGCGTACGAAGCCGCCGCGGAGTTCAATCCCGCCGTCTTCACCGACGCCGACTTCGCCGCGTTGAAGGGGTCGTGGTCCTGGCTCGACAGCGTCGTCCAGCCCGCGCTGGGGGCCGTCGGGCTGATCGACGACGACCTCGCCTACGTCGCGCCGTGGGGCGCCGATCCGGCCGCCATCACCGCGCCGGTGCTGCTGGTGCACGGCGAGGACGACCGGATGGTCCCCGCCGCGCACAGCCGGTGGCTCGCCGCGCGGTGCGCCCGCGCCGAGCTCCGGCTCACCCCCGGCGACGGGCACCTCTCCGTGCTGGACCACGCCGCCGCCGCACTCACCTGGCTCGCCGATCAGGCGAGCAGCGCCAGCGACGCGACGACGGGCGCCACGTAG
- a CDS encoding alpha/beta hydrolase, producing MLPWEGDLAGRLDRHTVDSELLRGNPLGDPHERPLWVYVPPGYDDGDQRYPAVYVIQGYTGHIAMWANRTPFRQTFLETADAVFAGGTPGCVVVYVDAWTAYGGSQFVDSPGTGRYHSYLCDEIVPWVDARYRTLPVPESRAIAGKSSGGFGAMITPMLRPDLFGALATHAGDSLYELSYLQDFGKAARALRGYDQDILKWWADFRARPAFTKPEDATLLQLLGVSACFSPREDGTPELPCDPVTGAVRPEVWERWLAWDPVRMVPDHAASIRALRAVWIDAGTSDEYYLDLGAEAFRAAIAEAGLPDERVHFELFDAGHAAIDYRYPLSLKWLAERLAR from the coding sequence ATGCTGCCCTGGGAAGGCGACCTCGCCGGCCGGCTCGACCGGCACACCGTGGACTCCGAACTGCTGCGCGGCAACCCGCTCGGCGACCCGCACGAACGGCCGCTGTGGGTGTACGTCCCGCCGGGCTACGACGACGGCGACCAGCGTTACCCGGCGGTGTACGTCATCCAGGGCTACACCGGGCACATCGCGATGTGGGCCAACCGCACGCCGTTCCGGCAGACCTTCCTGGAGACCGCCGACGCGGTCTTCGCCGGCGGCACCCCGGGCTGCGTGGTCGTGTACGTCGACGCGTGGACCGCGTACGGCGGCTCCCAGTTCGTCGACTCGCCGGGCACCGGCCGCTACCACTCGTACCTGTGCGACGAGATCGTGCCGTGGGTGGACGCGCGCTACCGCACCCTGCCGGTGCCGGAGTCCCGGGCGATCGCCGGCAAGTCCTCGGGCGGGTTCGGCGCGATGATCACGCCGATGCTGCGCCCCGACCTGTTCGGCGCGCTGGCGACGCACGCGGGCGACTCGCTGTACGAGCTGAGCTACCTCCAGGACTTCGGCAAGGCGGCCCGCGCCCTGCGCGGCTACGACCAGGACATCCTCAAGTGGTGGGCGGACTTCCGCGCGCGCCCGGCGTTCACCAAGCCGGAGGACGCGACGCTGCTGCAGCTGCTCGGCGTCTCGGCGTGCTTCTCGCCGCGGGAGGACGGGACGCCGGAGCTGCCGTGCGACCCGGTGACCGGCGCGGTGCGGCCGGAGGTCTGGGAGCGCTGGCTGGCCTGGGACCCGGTCCGGATGGTGCCGGACCACGCGGCGTCGATCCGCGCGCTGCGCGCGGTGTGGATCGACGCGGGCACGAGCGACGAGTACTACCTCGACCTCGGCGCGGAGGCCTTCCGGGCGGCGATCGCCGAGGCGGGCCTGCCGGACGAGCGGGTGCACTTCGAGCTGTTCGACGCCGGCCACGCGGCGATCGACTACCGCTACCCGCTTTCGCTGAAGTGGCTGGCCGAGCGGCTCGCCCGGTGA